The DNA segment AACAAATATAATCACATCCACATACACATATAGATACAAACATGCATATacgtacacatacatacatacatacccacatacacaaatacatatatacatactcaCATTATACTCATATCCATACGTCCACATACTTACGtacatttaatatttaaaataagAATAATTATATGGGTTGTTTCTTACACATTAGTGACAAATCCTTAAATGTCGTAAGAAATGTGTCACAACTTGCAATGGATTTAAGCAttttgtcataaatgcgtagGAAATTGTATTCATACATGGATTGTTTCCTACGCCTTTGTgacaattatatttaaaaataagcaTTTTGTCATAAATGTATAGGAAtatgtttattttataattattatatactagtcttattattatttaaccttTTGTAGATTATTTGTGACAGATCTGTGACGtaactgtcaattaattaggaTTTTCTTATTTTTTGTCAGAAACTTGTCAAAAGTTGTGACGGAATTCCGACGGATGGTTTaagttaattaaaaaataaatatttcttcataaatgtgtaggaaacgatattattttcccttatttttttggtttttatatatatttatttggtaaaaaataataattaaactttTGTAAATTATTTCCTACAGATTTATGACGCATCagtcaattaattagggttttcttatttttcgtcataaatgtgtaggaaacgatatcattttcccttattttttttgttttgtaggTTATTTCCGATAGATTTGTTacgcaactgtcaattaattagggttttcttatttttcgTCATGGATGCATCGaaaatttgtaacaaaatcttgaaattttttttgtaggaaatttgtcaTAAAAGTGTAGTAATCCGTGACGAAAAAAATTATGTAGGAAATTTCTGTAGGAAATTGTCCCTTTTTCTTGTAGTGTAATAGAAATTTAATAAGCAATGACttggtatatatatttttttatatatatatatatataaaaaaaaaaaaaagtctttgTAGTCTAATGTGTGAATATGTTTCTTGCTTTTCTTCAATGCGTGTTTTATTTCTCGACTAATAAATATCATGAGGATTCAGGATGTCTTGTGAATCAGACAAATAAGATGAGTTCTTGACCATATATGAACATTGGTATTGAAACCTTTTTAAAAGCTATAAACATCCTACATTATTATAGATTTATATGAAATACCCTAGAAAAGACTCAATTCCAAACCTTTTCCTTCAAAAATTAGACAAGAGAATTTTGGGGCGGATAAAGTTTATAATCACATGCTTCCCCTCTTCTTCCCATCATTCAACCAACTAAAAATGATTCCAATTAGATCACTTTatgaattaattaatttatatttatcaAAGGTGAGTATGAATAATTGCATACCAACAAGTCCCTGAGAAGCTAAAACAACCTTAATTTAATTGTACTTTATTGCTTTAGTTATACCATCATTAGCAATATAGAGAACAGATGGTGGGTCAACAACTCAACATTGGTTGAAAGTTGTTTAACGTGTGTATGGTGAACATTAGATTTCTGCGGCTTCTGCCCATATTTATATAACTTGTGAAATTTTAACCCAGTAAACGGAacttttacatgtttttttatGTATGAATTTCATCTAGTTACGGTTacttaaaactttaaattttAGTGATCAAAGATTTACATTGTTACTTCAACAATACCTCGCACCAAAGCCTCACACAAAACTTCTCTTAAAAGCAATATACATTATACACTCCCATTGGAAATAATAATATAAACAGTGACTAAAAACCAAGAGACTAAATCCAATCTAATACCACTATGATATATAGCACCATATATTTTAGTATAGAAATGATTCTAATTATGATATATTTCAATAAACTTATGATTGATAGCAGCTTTTTCAAATATGGAAACATATTACTCCTACCACGTACCATCCTCCCCACCctcctatatatatatgcatacatACCTCCCTCCTTCATTCCAACAATCATCTCAACTTCGATCACTTTCAAACATACACAAACTTACTCTTCTTTTTGTCACTCCAACACCATAAAAACAAAACTTTAAAGCACCTTGCATTCCATGAAATTTCAGAGAATGTTTAGTTTTTCAGCTCAAACCGACTTCTGCGGTCGCAGATGTGTGTGGGTCAACGGCCCGGTTATAGTAGGGGCGGGACCCTCAGGGCTAGCCGTGTCGGCTTGCCTTAAGGAACAATGCATTCCCTTTGTAGTCATCGAACGAGCTGACTGCATCGCTTCTCTATGGCAAAAACGCACCTATGACCGCCTAAAACTTCACCTCCCGAAAAAATTCTGCCAACTTCCCAACCTACCCTTTCCCGAGGACTACCCCGAATACCCAACAAAGAAACAATTCATCGCGTATCTTGAGAACTACGCTCAAAAGTTTGATATCAAGCCGCAGTTCAACGAGTGTGTGCAGTCTGCTAAGTACGACGAAGCCTGCAAGCTGTGGCGGGTGGTTACCGCCTCAACAAGCGGGTCTGAAACAGAGTATATCTGTCAAATGCTTGTGGTGGCAACAGGAGAAAATGCAGAAGGGGTAGTGCCAGAAATAGATGGACTAGAAGAATTCTCAGGTGAAGTCATCCATGCAAAAGACTACAAGTCCGGCCAGAAATACACAGGAAAGAAAGTATTGGTGGTCGGGTGTGGAAATTCGGGCATGGAGGTCTCACTAGACCTCTCCAACCACAATGCCAAGCCATCCATGGTGGTTCGAAGCTCGGTTCATGTCTTGCCCAGAGAAATCATGGGAAAGTCAACATTTGATCTAGCCATGATGCTGATGAAATGGCTACCTCTATGGCTAGTTGACAAACTATTGTTAATGTTAACATGGTTCATTCTTGGAAACATTCAAAAGTACGGAATTAAAAGACCATCTTTAGGCCCATTAGAACTCAAAAACCACCATGGAAAGACTCCAGTACTCGACATTGGCGCGCTTGAGAAAATCCGATCAGGCGAGATCAAAGTCGTCCCTGGGATCAAAAGATTTAGTTACAACTCGGTGGAGCTCGTCAACGGTGAGACACTCGACATTGATTCGGTTGTTTTAGCTACCGGGTATCGCAGCAATGTCCCTTTCTGGCTTCAGGAGACTGAATTCTTTGCTAAAAACGGGTTCCCAAAGACGCCGTTTCCAAATGGTTGGAAGGGAAAACGTGGGTTATATGCATCCGGATTCACCAGAAGAGGACTTGCTGGTGCGTCTGCTGACGCTGTTAAAATTTCTCAAGATATTGGCAAGGTTTGGAATGAAGAATTTAATCACAAGAAAAAGAAACTTCATATACTCAGAAGATGCATCTCAACTTTCTAACTTTATTTAACAAAAACGAACTCATGGTAAAAAGAGTTAGGATTTATATATTCTGCAGGTGGTGTATATTTAAAACTATATGCGGAAACTGGAAACAATATAGAACAGAAGAGCAGATGCCAACCCaaataagaaaaagaaaagtaGTAAGCTTAGAAAATTGTTTGTATACCTGGCACGATGAGTGTAACATTCTTTTATATAATGTTCTACTCTTATTGGTTGCTTTCGTTCATTTTGTAATTCTCTTTCTATATTTTATTATTGAAAATATCGAGTAAATGAAGCTCGTCTATTTTCCTTCATTATACAAGGGTGTAAAATATATTTTGGATAACCAACCGTTCCCTTTTCCATTTTATTTAACctaaaacataattttatttctAACCTTTTAAGATTGAGTCACATGTTAGGATCAGGATGCACTCACGAAcacagaactcacacacacacgcAATTTTCTGTCGAAGAATACAaagatttatagtggttcggTCGATTCTGACCTACATCCACTGTGGTAACTAGGAATATTTGTATTAAGCTTTTGGTACAAGAATTTAGAGATACAATTCAATCATATATATTGGATTGAATGATAGaggaaagagaaagacaagatcCGTAAAATCTGGATAACAGGAAGATTGGATGATATCATCCTCTTATCCTGCTTTCTGACCTCAGCTTGATCAAGTTGTCAAGTGGCTTGGTACTCAACAATGTCAAATTGTCAAGTTGGCTTCACactcaacaatctcccacttgaagCCACGGAATAATCTTCACATGTGCTTCAACTGTGCATCAGTATCTCTGTAAAAACTTTGATCTTCATACATTCCTACTTACCCGGCCTTCTCTTCAATTAACCTGAAGGCCAGTTGAAGCTATGCAAAGCTTCAACTTCTCTAAGGTGACAACCTTAGTCAACATATCAGATGGATTTTCACTTCCTTTGATAAGAGTGCCTTCACTAACTTGCTCTCTGATGAAGTGATATCTCAGCTGTATGTGCTTTGTCTTCGAATGGAAGACAGGATTCTTTGCAAGATGAATTGCACTTTGATTGTCACAGAATAGTGCACAATCAACTTGTTCCTTGCCGAGCTCTTTGAGAAAATTCTTCAACCATATAAGCTCTTTGCTTGCTTCAGCAACTGCCATATACTCAGCTTCTGTGGTTGAAAGGGTAACACTTTCTGCAGTCTGGACATCCAGCTTACTGTAGTGCCTCCCACTGTAAAGACATATCCGGTGGTGCTTTTATAAGATTCTTTACAACCACCAAGGTCAGCATCTGCAAAACCCTTCAAAATAACCTCTTTCCCCTTAAACTGTAATTCCACTTTTGAAGTCCCCTTCAAATATCTTAGCAGCCATTTAACTGCCTCCCAATGTTCTCTCCCTGGATTGGACATAAACCGACTAACAACTCCCACTGCATGAGCTATATCTGGTCTCGTGGATACCATTGCATACATGAGGCTACCAACTGCCGATGGATACGAAACTTTAGCCATATCTGCTTTGTCTTCATCTGATCTGGGTGACTGAACTTTAGAAAGCTTAAAGTGACTTCCCAAAGGTGTGCTTCGAATCTTGGCATCTTTAAGGCTGAATCTTTCTAACACCTTCTCAATGTACTTTTCTTGAGAGAGTGTCAAAGAACCATCTTCTTTGTTTCTGAAAATACTCATCCCGAGTATTTGGTTTGCAGCTCCCAAGTCTTTCATCTCAAACTCTTCAGACATCTACTTCTTCAGCTTCTTGATCTCTGTCATGTCTGAACCTGCAATcagcatatcatccacatatAGTAATAGGATGATATAAGAACCCTTAAACCTCTTGATGTAACAACGATGGTCATTGTCACATCTCTTGT comes from the Helianthus annuus cultivar XRQ/B chromosome 4, HanXRQr2.0-SUNRISE, whole genome shotgun sequence genome and includes:
- the LOC110899053 gene encoding probable indole-3-pyruvate monooxygenase YUCCA5; translation: MKFQRMFSFSAQTDFCGRRCVWVNGPVIVGAGPSGLAVSACLKEQCIPFVVIERADCIASLWQKRTYDRLKLHLPKKFCQLPNLPFPEDYPEYPTKKQFIAYLENYAQKFDIKPQFNECVQSAKYDEACKLWRVVTASTSGSETEYICQMLVVATGENAEGVVPEIDGLEEFSGEVIHAKDYKSGQKYTGKKVLVVGCGNSGMEVSLDLSNHNAKPSMVVRSSVHVLPREIMGKSTFDLAMMLMKWLPLWLVDKLLLMLTWFILGNIQKYGIKRPSLGPLELKNHHGKTPVLDIGALEKIRSGEIKVVPGIKRFSYNSVELVNGETLDIDSVVLATGYRSNVPFWLQETEFFAKNGFPKTPFPNGWKGKRGLYASGFTRRGLAGASADAVKISQDIGKVWNEEFNHKKKKLHILRRCISTF